A single Pseudomonas putida DNA region contains:
- a CDS encoding SDR family NAD(P)-dependent oxidoreductase — MDHPAIRQNRVAVITGAAVGIGYAIASRLSQLGMKVVLFDKDEAALDVAVRSLYNKDHSAQIATVTGDVTSPSALQELLTVAHELGEVSLVVNNAAISKGAGPWNDQDQWRKTMEINFWAVLAVQQLFVDHLLAQDYPAAIVNVGSKEGITTPPGNTAYSVSKIAVKVLTEHLEHELRERTHGRVSAHLLIPGYTFTPMNFPGMAADSAKPSAPWSADEVVARLLEGLIRSDFYIFCEDNEVSHELDQRRMQWNADDLIHNRPALSRWHPEYRDQFNAYISDVAPPRQVQA, encoded by the coding sequence ATGGATCATCCAGCTATTCGCCAAAACAGAGTTGCGGTCATCACCGGCGCTGCAGTCGGGATCGGCTATGCAATCGCTAGTCGCCTATCCCAACTGGGGATGAAGGTCGTTTTGTTCGACAAGGACGAAGCCGCGCTCGATGTTGCAGTACGGTCGCTCTACAACAAAGACCATAGTGCTCAGATAGCTACTGTGACCGGAGATGTGACCTCTCCCAGTGCATTGCAGGAGCTGCTTACCGTAGCCCATGAGCTCGGCGAGGTGTCTTTAGTGGTCAACAACGCTGCCATCTCGAAAGGGGCAGGCCCGTGGAACGACCAAGATCAGTGGCGCAAGACGATGGAGATCAACTTCTGGGCCGTATTGGCAGTTCAGCAGTTGTTCGTCGACCATCTGCTCGCTCAAGACTATCCAGCTGCAATAGTGAATGTTGGCTCAAAGGAGGGAATAACTACTCCTCCAGGAAATACCGCCTACTCCGTCTCGAAGATCGCCGTGAAAGTGCTGACCGAGCACCTTGAGCACGAGCTCCGCGAGCGTACCCATGGCCGTGTATCTGCCCATCTACTGATTCCCGGCTACACGTTCACACCGATGAACTTTCCAGGCATGGCTGCCGACTCCGCAAAGCCCAGCGCTCCATGGTCGGCCGATGAGGTTGTCGCTCGCCTGCTGGAGGGATTGATTCGTAGCGATTTCTACATCTTCTGCGAGGACAACGAAGTCAGTCACGAGTTGGATCAGCGACGCATGCAGTGGAACGCAGACGACCTTATCCACAACCGCCCCGCTTTATCTCGATGGCATCCCGAATATCGCGATCAGTTCAACGCGTACATCTCTGATGTAGCCCCACCGCGCCAAGTCCAAGCGTAG
- a CDS encoding LysR family transcriptional regulator yields MPLLPTTKLSRADLADLNSFLAVESHRSFSKAAVELGITTSALSHSIRNLESRLGVRLLNRTSRTVSPTDAGATLAKRLAVGFQEIGGALAEVDRHRDRPAGRLRINVLSDGARLLFNRWLPKYLEAYPDVSVEVAVDDRMVDILAAGFDAGIRYGGTIAEDFIAVPISDQLRWVAVASPRYLNRTSRILVPEDLKNHNCIQIRTGQGVIYRWDFEKEGDHRVIEVPGQLCVNETELGIQMALLDRGVTYCPEERIADYISRGELQVVLPDWAPIEPAFHIYYPGRRQMPPGLRELIDLLRTNSATW; encoded by the coding sequence ATGCCGCTACTTCCAACCACAAAGCTTTCACGAGCCGACCTAGCCGATCTGAACTCCTTTCTTGCGGTGGAGAGCCATCGCAGCTTCTCCAAGGCAGCCGTTGAACTGGGTATCACCACGTCCGCGCTCAGCCACTCGATTCGAAATCTGGAGTCCCGCCTGGGAGTTAGGCTGCTCAACCGAACCAGCCGAACTGTCTCTCCGACAGACGCCGGTGCGACCTTGGCGAAGCGCCTGGCTGTTGGCTTTCAGGAGATTGGAGGGGCGCTAGCGGAAGTAGATCGGCATCGCGACCGTCCGGCAGGTCGCCTGCGTATCAACGTCCTCAGTGACGGCGCACGACTGCTCTTCAATCGGTGGCTGCCGAAGTACCTGGAGGCCTATCCGGATGTGTCAGTCGAGGTCGCAGTAGATGATCGGATGGTGGACATCCTGGCTGCCGGGTTTGATGCGGGTATCAGGTATGGCGGGACGATCGCTGAAGACTTTATTGCTGTGCCTATCAGCGATCAGTTGCGCTGGGTTGCAGTGGCATCGCCTCGCTACCTCAACCGGACATCGCGGATCCTGGTGCCGGAGGATCTGAAGAACCATAACTGCATACAGATTCGTACCGGCCAAGGAGTCATCTATCGCTGGGACTTCGAGAAGGAAGGCGATCACCGAGTGATTGAGGTACCCGGACAGCTTTGTGTGAACGAAACCGAGCTTGGTATTCAGATGGCGCTATTGGACAGAGGAGTTACGTACTGCCCGGAGGAGCGCATTGCAGATTACATATCGCGAGGAGAGCTTCAGGTCGTATTACCTGACTGGGCGCCCATTGAGCCAGCATTCCACATCTACTACCCAGGCCGCCGGCAAATGCCTCCAGGTCTGCGTGAGTTAATAGACTTGTTACGCACGAACTCAGCCACTTGGTAG
- a CDS encoding metallophosphoesterase yields MFHVYLVLAYLYVLWRFIIPLPISKGGRASLAVVLLLVSKYHLIQIWVFGTMFSPEMPQWAVLVAGWAFCSFVLLFVFVVLADLANGVLSVLRIRAAKKLVRHSSRYLAASVALLLSAFGVYQAAQVPGVRTVEVRIKNLPQAMDGLRVVHLTDLHISKLFQAPWVDAVVSRTNALNPDLILITGDLIDGTTTDRKLDVAPLAGLNARLGIIGIPGNHEYYFNELQWHAKFERLGIQMLLNEHVVIGAGSELLVIAGVTDEAAAQFGMAGPNLNAALKGGPATAPVILLKHRPAGADRSAQAGIALQLSGHTHGGMIKGLDQIGRYANEGFVSGAYQVGAMTLYTSNGAGLWNGFPIRLGVPAEITEIVLRVDSST; encoded by the coding sequence GTGTTTCACGTCTATCTTGTCCTTGCTTACCTATACGTCCTGTGGCGTTTCATTATCCCGTTACCGATCTCGAAGGGCGGACGTGCTTCCCTGGCTGTCGTCCTGCTACTGGTATCGAAGTACCACCTGATTCAGATCTGGGTGTTCGGAACCATGTTCTCGCCCGAGATGCCGCAGTGGGCAGTGTTGGTCGCCGGTTGGGCTTTCTGCTCGTTCGTTCTGTTGTTCGTCTTTGTGGTGCTGGCAGATTTGGCCAACGGCGTTCTGTCAGTCCTGCGGATACGTGCCGCCAAAAAGCTGGTAAGACACAGCAGTCGGTACCTGGCCGCATCTGTCGCCCTTCTTCTGTCGGCATTTGGCGTGTACCAAGCGGCGCAGGTGCCAGGTGTTCGCACAGTGGAAGTCAGGATCAAGAATCTGCCACAAGCGATGGATGGCCTACGCGTGGTGCATCTGACAGATCTGCACATCAGCAAACTTTTCCAGGCGCCCTGGGTAGATGCAGTTGTCAGTCGTACCAATGCACTCAATCCCGACCTGATTCTTATCACAGGCGATCTGATTGACGGGACAACCACTGATCGCAAGCTCGATGTAGCTCCCCTGGCAGGGCTGAATGCCCGCCTCGGCATCATCGGCATTCCAGGCAATCACGAGTACTACTTCAACGAGCTCCAGTGGCACGCCAAGTTCGAGCGCCTCGGCATACAAATGCTGCTGAACGAGCACGTAGTGATTGGGGCAGGCAGCGAGTTGCTGGTCATAGCCGGTGTCACCGACGAAGCCGCCGCTCAATTCGGAATGGCTGGGCCGAACCTGAATGCCGCTCTCAAGGGGGGGCCAGCAACAGCCCCTGTCATCCTCCTCAAACATCGACCAGCCGGTGCAGATCGCTCCGCCCAAGCGGGTATAGCACTGCAGCTCTCCGGTCACACCCACGGCGGAATGATCAAGGGACTGGATCAGATAGGCCGCTACGCCAACGAAGGTTTCGTCTCCGGTGCATACCAGGTCGGGGCGATGACGCTCTACACGAGCAATGGAGCTGGCCTCTGGAATGGATTCCCCATTCGTCTTGGCGTGCCAGCAGAGATCACCGAAATCGTTCTTCGCGTGGACTCGTCCACCTAA
- a CDS encoding MFS transporter: MSLLPDLAESTGVSIPTAGSYISAYALGVVVGAPLIAILAARSSRKALLIALIALFAIGYAASAVAWDHFSLLGARFLAGLPHGAYYGVACLVAAAMVGDGRKAQAAGYVMAGLAAANVIGVPAATWIGQTFGWRAAFGSLAVAGIATVFLFWLYVPSVPRDPNASPKAELSGLKRPLIWLTLATASIGFGGMFAVYSYITPTLTEVTGFSISQVPMVLAFWGVGMIAGNLIGGWLADRGLIRAIFAIMLWNVVFLALFSLFAPSKVGTLAILFLVGCGFALVPALQVRLMNVAGDAQTLAAALNHSAFNISNAVGASLGGISIAMGLSWSSTGWVGALLALLGIVAMAISVMVESDKNHIAAKVIP; encoded by the coding sequence ATGAGTCTCTTGCCTGATCTCGCCGAAAGCACCGGAGTGTCTATACCAACGGCAGGCAGCTACATCAGCGCGTATGCGCTGGGTGTGGTGGTCGGCGCTCCGCTGATCGCGATCCTGGCCGCACGCTCGTCTCGGAAAGCGCTTCTGATTGCCCTCATCGCATTGTTTGCCATTGGCTACGCCGCCAGTGCCGTGGCATGGGATCACTTCAGTCTGCTGGGTGCCCGGTTTCTGGCTGGCTTACCTCATGGTGCTTACTACGGGGTTGCCTGCCTGGTGGCCGCTGCCATGGTGGGCGACGGGCGAAAGGCACAAGCGGCGGGATATGTAATGGCCGGTCTGGCGGCTGCCAACGTGATCGGTGTGCCCGCGGCGACCTGGATAGGCCAGACCTTCGGCTGGAGAGCAGCGTTTGGATCTCTCGCTGTAGCCGGTATCGCCACAGTGTTCTTGTTCTGGCTGTACGTTCCGTCGGTACCTCGTGATCCAAACGCCAGCCCTAAGGCCGAGCTGAGCGGACTCAAGCGGCCATTGATATGGCTGACGCTAGCAACCGCCTCGATCGGCTTCGGCGGCATGTTCGCGGTGTATAGCTACATCACTCCAACGCTCACAGAGGTGACAGGCTTCTCGATCAGCCAAGTACCAATGGTGTTGGCCTTCTGGGGTGTTGGCATGATCGCCGGCAACCTGATCGGCGGCTGGTTAGCGGACCGTGGGCTGATCCGAGCCATCTTCGCCATCATGCTCTGGAACGTGGTTTTCCTAGCTTTGTTCTCTTTGTTCGCTCCGTCGAAAGTCGGGACGCTCGCGATCCTGTTCCTGGTCGGCTGCGGCTTCGCTCTGGTACCCGCTCTACAGGTGCGTTTGATGAATGTTGCCGGAGACGCACAGACACTTGCTGCCGCCCTCAATCACAGCGCCTTCAATATCTCGAACGCGGTGGGGGCGAGCCTCGGAGGGATCTCTATCGCTATGGGGCTAAGCTGGTCATCAACAGGGTGGGTAGGTGCCCTGCTTGCGCTCCTGGGCATCGTTGCGATGGCCATTTCCGTGATGGTGGAGAGCGACAAGAACCACATCGCAGCCAAAGTAATCCCATGA